In the genome of Hyalangium ruber, the window GCCGAACCGCTCGGCGCCCACCTTGCGCTCCTGGGCGCGGGCCACGCAGTCATCCGTCCCCGAGACGTCGATCTTCCCCCGCAGCGCCAGGGGGTCCATTCCAATCTTCTCGGCCAGCTCGTCGATGGCCTGCTCCAGGCCGAAAATGCCCTGGACCTGACCGGGCGCCCGGAAGGCGGCGCAAGGCCCGGCGTTGGTGAAGACGTCGAACTGCTCTACCTGCACGTTCGGGCAGGAGTAGAGCGTGGCGTGACAGAAGCCCACCCCCGCGCCGCCGGCAACGCCTCCGCTGCCGTAGGCCTGGAGCTGGAGCGCCACGAGGGAGCCATCACGCTTCGCCCCCAGCTTGAGACGCTGGATGCTGTTGGGACGGTTGCCGCCCGAGACATGCTCCTCCCGGCGGTCCAGGACCATCCGCACGGGCAGGCGGGCCTTGCGCGAGAGGTGGATGGCGAGAAGGCCGTAGTTGCCAATCCCATACTTCGCGCCGAAGCCGCCTCCGGTGAAGTCGCTGATCACCCGAACCTTGCTCTTCGGCAGGTCGAAGTGCTCGGCCGCTTCTTCCCGCACGCTCCCCACGTACTGGGTGGAGGCGTAGAGGGTGAGCCCATCGTCCCGCCAGTCGGCGACGAGGCCGTGCGGCTCCATGGGCACGTGCGTCTGAACCTGAGTGCGGAACTCCGCCTCGATGACCACGTCGGACTCACGCAGCCCCTTGGCGACGTCTCCGCGCGGGCCCACGCCTCGGGGCTTCGTGTCGGGACCTCGCACGTTGCCCTTCTGGGGAAGGCCTGGGGGCGCGCCGCCACCGCCCGCGGTCGCCGGCTGCTCGGTGGGACCCGGGAAGACGCGCGGCGCGTTCTCCTTCATCGCCTCCTCGAGCTCGGTGACATGCGGCAGGGGCTCGTATTCGACTTTGATCAGCTTCACCGCGGCCTCGGCGGCGCGGGGACTGTCCGCCGCCACCGCCGCGATGGGCTGGCCCGCGTAGCGGATCGTCGGGTAGCGATTGCCCTTCTCCGCGTTGGCGTCGCGCAGCTTCGCCGTCGCGAGCACGCGCTCCAGGACGTGAATGGCGCGGACTCCCGGGTAGCGCTCGGCCGCCGAGGTGTCGATGGACTTGATGCGCGCATGGGGCTGGCTCGAGACGACCCGCGCGCCCCAGAGCATGCCGGGCAGCTGGATATCGAAGGTGTAGCGGGCCCGGCCGGTGACCTTCTCGATTCCGTCCAGCCGAGAGACCGGCTTGCCGATGGACTTGAGCTTCGCGTTCTCGGGCAGGGGCGGCGGCTCGTCCAGCGGCACCCGGCGGGTGACCTCCTTCAGATCCGCGCCGACAATCCCATACGGGAGTGCCTGCTGCCGGGAGGGCCCCGGGTTGGGAGTTGGCGGCTTCTGGGGTCCCCCGGCCTGTTCCTTCTGGCCATCGGAAGGCTTGTTGGAAGCGCGGGTATCGGAGGTGTCCTTGACGCCTTGCATATCAGCTCTTCCCCTTTCCCTTGCCGCCAGCCTTGGCGGCCGCCAGGGTCGCCTTGAAGACGTTGGGATAGGTGCCGCACCGGCACAGGTGACCGCTGACCGCCTGCTTCACATCATCGAGGGTGCATTTCGGATTGCGCTCGACCAGGGCGGCGCAGCTCATCACCATCCCTGGCGTGCAGAACCCGCACTGCATCGCATCGTTCTCCACGAAGGCGCGCTGAACCGGGTGGAGCTCGTCCCCCTGAGCGAGGCCTTCAATGGTGGTGACCTTGCGGCCCCGGGCGTCGAAGGCCAGCGTCATGCAGCTCGCGGCGACCTCGCCA includes:
- a CDS encoding xanthine dehydrogenase family protein molybdopterin-binding subunit, whose amino-acid sequence is MQGVKDTSDTRASNKPSDGQKEQAGGPQKPPTPNPGPSRQQALPYGIVGADLKEVTRRVPLDEPPPLPENAKLKSIGKPVSRLDGIEKVTGRARYTFDIQLPGMLWGARVVSSQPHARIKSIDTSAAERYPGVRAIHVLERVLATAKLRDANAEKGNRYPTIRYAGQPIAAVAADSPRAAEAAVKLIKVEYEPLPHVTELEEAMKENAPRVFPGPTEQPATAGGGGAPPGLPQKGNVRGPDTKPRGVGPRGDVAKGLRESDVVIEAEFRTQVQTHVPMEPHGLVADWRDDGLTLYASTQYVGSVREEAAEHFDLPKSKVRVISDFTGGGFGAKYGIGNYGLLAIHLSRKARLPVRMVLDRREEHVSGGNRPNSIQRLKLGAKRDGSLVALQLQAYGSGGVAGGAGVGFCHATLYSCPNVQVEQFDVFTNAGPCAAFRAPGQVQGIFGLEQAIDELAEKIGMDPLALRGKIDVSGTDDCVARAQERKVGAERFGWNKRRPAGSDKGPIKRGVGFAQSQWLYLVHRHTACEVRVTGDGSVEAFSATQDIGTGTRTILAQVVAEEFGLRPEEIGSYVGDTRYPTGPASGGSRVTSSLTPAARNAAYRCARDLAARLAPILQANADDIVFADSKVMVKGKASSAMPFREAVKKARFQEISHRAERRDDYDGYMMQTDEMSISKHGIGGVQFAEVSVDTETGIVKVERLVAVHDCGRPINPKLTESQIYGGVIQGVSYALYEERHLDPGSGQQLNANVDQYKIVGSREVPNIEVILLEQLGAQSSTDARGVAEPANVATAAAVANAFYNATGKRIRTLPMTPANVLAALRA
- a CDS encoding (2Fe-2S)-binding protein; this encodes MTPPDDDSDSKPLLPKLSRRAFFTGAGASALSATLAQSATAVAANASPAVVGPEPASLSLSINGRSVAVQADPATTLAEVLRNHLGMTGTKIGCDRGACSACTVWLDGEVAASCMTLAFDARGRKVTTIEGLAQGDELHPVQRAFVENDAMQCGFCTPGMVMSCAALVERNPKCTLDDVKQAVSGHLCRCGTYPNVFKATLAAAKAGGKGKGKS